One Rosa chinensis cultivar Old Blush chromosome 5, RchiOBHm-V2, whole genome shotgun sequence genomic region harbors:
- the LOC112166689 gene encoding nudix hydrolase 2 isoform X2 yields the protein MAAKAESSDESGVKLLSGINDQYGGVIVDIIDPIDPASFLSFLTSSIAHWKLEKGFWYHHAEPTYLMLVNWIPPSPHTLPANASHRVAIGAFLLNQNREVLVVQEKSGKFEGTGVWKFPTGVVDEGEDIYAAAVREVKEETGVDSEFVEVLAFRQSHKSFFEKSDLFFVCMLQALSFDIQKQEQEIEAAQWMPFEEYAAQPFLQNNELLKYTNAICKAKMEGEYSGFSPVATTSSSDEKSYLYLNSSRAPKRESKVDV from the exons ATGGCCGCTAAAGCTGAAAGTAGTGATGAGAGTGGGGTGAAGCTACTCAGTGGTATCAATGACCAGTACGGAGGTGTCATCGTCGACATCATCGATCCTATCGACCCTGCCTCCTTCCTTTCATTTCTTACGTCTTCAATTGCACATTGGAAACTTGAG AAAGGATTCTGGTATCACCACGCAGAGCCTACTTATTTGATGCTGGTAAATTGGATTCCTCCTTCCCCGCATACTCTTCCAGCAAATGCTTCCCACCGAGTCGCAATTGGTGCATTTCTCCTCAATCAAAACCGAGAG GTGCTAGTAGTCCAAGAAAAGAGCGGAAAGTTCGAGGGTACAGGTGTGTGGAAATTCCCTACAGGAGTTGTCGATGAG GGAGAAGATATCTATGCAGCTGCTGTGAGAGAAGTAAAAGAAGAAACTGGA GTTGACTCAGAGTTTGTGGAAGTCCTAGCGTTCAG ACAAAGCCACAAGTCATTTTTTGAGAAATCAGATTTATTTTTTGTATGCATGTTGCAAGCCCTTTCCTTTGACATCCAGAAGCAAGAACAAGAGATAGAAGCAGCCCAG TGGATGCCATTTGAAGAATATGCTGCCCAACCCTTTCTCCAGAACAATGAGCTTCTAAAGTACACCAATGCAATATGCAAGGCAAAAATGGAGGGGGAGTATTCTGGATTTTCTCCGGTAGCTACAACTAGTTCTTCTGATGAGAAGAGCTACTTGTACTTGAATAGTAGTAGGGCCCCAAAGAGAGAAAGTAAAGTTGATGTGTGA
- the LOC112166689 gene encoding nudix hydrolase 2 isoform X1 — translation MAAKAESSDESGVKLLSGINDQYGGVIVDIIDPIDPASFLSFLTSSIAHWKLEGKKGIWIKLPIQRVNLVEPAVMKGFWYHHAEPTYLMLVNWIPPSPHTLPANASHRVAIGAFLLNQNREVLVVQEKSGKFEGTGVWKFPTGVVDEGEDIYAAAVREVKEETGVDSEFVEVLAFRQSHKSFFEKSDLFFVCMLQALSFDIQKQEQEIEAAQWMPFEEYAAQPFLQNNELLKYTNAICKAKMEGEYSGFSPVATTSSSDEKSYLYLNSSRAPKRESKVDV, via the exons ATGGCCGCTAAAGCTGAAAGTAGTGATGAGAGTGGGGTGAAGCTACTCAGTGGTATCAATGACCAGTACGGAGGTGTCATCGTCGACATCATCGATCCTATCGACCCTGCCTCCTTCCTTTCATTTCTTACGTCTTCAATTGCACATTGGAAACTTGAG GGCAAGAAGGGTATTTGGATCAAATTGCCCATCCAGCGAGTCAATCTTGTTGAACCTGCAGTGATG AAAGGATTCTGGTATCACCACGCAGAGCCTACTTATTTGATGCTGGTAAATTGGATTCCTCCTTCCCCGCATACTCTTCCAGCAAATGCTTCCCACCGAGTCGCAATTGGTGCATTTCTCCTCAATCAAAACCGAGAG GTGCTAGTAGTCCAAGAAAAGAGCGGAAAGTTCGAGGGTACAGGTGTGTGGAAATTCCCTACAGGAGTTGTCGATGAG GGAGAAGATATCTATGCAGCTGCTGTGAGAGAAGTAAAAGAAGAAACTGGA GTTGACTCAGAGTTTGTGGAAGTCCTAGCGTTCAG ACAAAGCCACAAGTCATTTTTTGAGAAATCAGATTTATTTTTTGTATGCATGTTGCAAGCCCTTTCCTTTGACATCCAGAAGCAAGAACAAGAGATAGAAGCAGCCCAG TGGATGCCATTTGAAGAATATGCTGCCCAACCCTTTCTCCAGAACAATGAGCTTCTAAAGTACACCAATGCAATATGCAAGGCAAAAATGGAGGGGGAGTATTCTGGATTTTCTCCGGTAGCTACAACTAGTTCTTCTGATGAGAAGAGCTACTTGTACTTGAATAGTAGTAGGGCCCCAAAGAGAGAAAGTAAAGTTGATGTGTGA